The genomic region CAACCGCGCTTTCGCACACTATCGCTGGTAAGTTTGTAGGGGTGGTAAAAAGGTTATGGCACGGAAAGCGCCGCTGAGCAGGTTTCGTAACATCGGCATTATGGCGCACATTGACGCCGGTAAAACGACGACAACTGAACGCATTCTGTACTACACCGGCCGTAATCATAAACTGGGCGAGGTGCACGAGGGTGCGGCGACGATGGACTACATGCCCCAGGAACAGGAGCGTGGGATCACCATCACGTCCGCTGCGACAACGTGCTTTTGGCGGCTTGGCGGCGCGGCGGAAGGCGAGCAGTTTCGCATCAACATCATTGACACTCCCGGACACGTAGATTTCACCATCGAGGTCGAGCGTTCCCTGCGTGTTCTCGACGGCGCGGTGGCGATCTTTGACGCCGTTGCTGGCGTCCAGCCGCAGTCTGAAACCGTCTGGCGACAGGCAAACAAATACGGCGTCCCACGTATCGCTTTCATCAATAAGATGGATCGTGCCGGCGCGGATTTTTACAAGAGTGTGGACTCGATTCGCACTCGTCTCAATGCGCGTCCGATCCCGGTCTGTCATCCCATCGGCGCGGAGGACACCTTTGAGGGGGTGGTTGACCTAATCACGATGCAGGCAGTTCGGTGGGATGAGGAAAGTAACGGCCAGAAAATGTTCTTTTCCGCCCCGACCGGCTCTCTTCTGGATGAAGCCAAAGCCGCGCGCGACCGAATGATCGAACTGATTGCTGACGTTGATGACCAAATCGCTGAGAAGTACTTGGAGGGTGCGGATATATCTGAGGCAGAGCTGCGAGCTGTACTGCGGCGGGAAACCATCGCTATGAACGTTGTACCCGTTCTGTGCGGTTCGGCTTTTAGAAACAAGGGTGTCCAGCAGCTTTTGGATGCGGTTGTGTATTATCTGCCGTCTCCGGTGGATATTCCGCCCGTGAAAGGTGTTTTGCCGCGCACTGGCGAAGAAGTGGTGCGCTATGCCTCTGATGACGAGCCGTTTTCTGGCTTGATCTTCAAGATTCTTTCCGACAAACACATTGGCCAGCTTGCCTTTTGTCGAATCTATTCTGGGGTTTTGACGACCGGCTCTTACGTATTGAACTCGACCAAAGAATCTAAAGAGCGCATTGGTCGGATCATGCAAATGCATGCCAACAAGCGTGAAGACCTTGAAGAGGCCTATGCTGGTGAAATTGTAGCTGTTGCAGGACTGAAGAACGTTATTACTGGTGATACTATTTGTGATGAAAAAGCTCCTATTATATTGGAGTCAATAGAATTTCCAGTACCGGTCATTGAGGTCGCCATTGAGCCTAAGACACGGCAGGATCAGGACAAACTTGGTATTGCTCTAGGTC from Chloracidobacterium sp. harbors:
- the fusA gene encoding elongation factor G, with amino-acid sequence MARKAPLSRFRNIGIMAHIDAGKTTTTERILYYTGRNHKLGEVHEGAATMDYMPQEQERGITITSAATTCFWRLGGAAEGEQFRINIIDTPGHVDFTIEVERSLRVLDGAVAIFDAVAGVQPQSETVWRQANKYGVPRIAFINKMDRAGADFYKSVDSIRTRLNARPIPVCHPIGAEDTFEGVVDLITMQAVRWDEESNGQKMFFSAPTGSLLDEAKAARDRMIELIADVDDQIAEKYLEGADISEAELRAVLRRETIAMNVVPVLCGSAFRNKGVQQLLDAVVYYLPSPVDIPPVKGVLPRTGEEVVRYASDDEPFSGLIFKILSDKHIGQLAFCRIYSGVLTTGSYVLNSTKESKERIGRIMQMHANKREDLEEAYAGEIVAVAGLKNVITGDTICDEKAPIILESIEFPVPVIEVAIEPKTRQDQDKLGIALGRLAQEDPSFRVKTDPETNQTLIAGMGELHLEIIVDRLKREFNVDANVGRPQVAYRETIRTPADGVGKYVRQTGGRGMYGHAEIKIYPLEPGGGFIFENKIVGGVIPREYIPAVEAGVREAMERGILAGYEVVDVKVELVFGSYHEVDSNEMAFKIAGSMAFQEAAKKAKPVLLEPIMAVEIETPEEYFGAITGDLSARRGRIEGFSDRAGSRVISAAVPLSEMFGYSTVLRSMSQGRAIYTMHFKAYEEAPRSVAEEIIAKAKGAATN